A genomic region of Pseudomonas sp. RSB 5.4 contains the following coding sequences:
- the codB gene encoding cytosine permease has translation MTQNDPGNDYPLSEVPMHARKGLASTAMVLLGFTFFTATMFAGGKLGVAFSFGEMLAVIIIGNLLLGLYAAGLGYIAFKSGLNSVLMGRFCFGEVGSKLSDLILGFTQIGWYAWGTATAAVVLGKYFELEQGTVLGLMVLFGLVFCATAYVGYRGLEILSYIAVPAMMLLLMLSMWVATVKVGGLDGLLSVVPTGSLDWSTAITLVFGTFVSGATQATNWTRFSRSARVAVLASLIGFFIGNGLMVLIGAYGAIVYQQPDVVEVLLLQGFAMAAMAMLLLNIWSTQDNTIYNFAVAGCNLLRTGRRKTVTLAGAVIGTLLALLGMYDMLVPYLILLGTVIPPIGGVIMADFFFRWRGRYPRLADARLPAFNWPGLGAYAVGTLAAFHSPWVAPLVGIAAAALTYVIVTGLLGARRATVPLQDL, from the coding sequence ATGACGCAGAACGATCCCGGCAACGACTACCCCCTCAGCGAAGTCCCGATGCATGCACGCAAAGGCCTGGCCTCAACCGCCATGGTGCTGCTCGGTTTCACCTTCTTCACCGCCACCATGTTTGCCGGCGGCAAGCTCGGCGTCGCGTTCAGTTTTGGCGAGATGCTCGCGGTGATCATCATCGGCAATCTGCTGCTCGGGCTCTACGCGGCAGGGCTGGGTTACATCGCGTTCAAAAGTGGCCTGAATTCGGTACTGATGGGGCGCTTCTGTTTCGGCGAGGTCGGCAGCAAGCTCAGCGACCTGATCCTCGGTTTCACCCAGATCGGCTGGTACGCCTGGGGCACCGCGACGGCGGCGGTGGTGCTGGGCAAATACTTCGAACTGGAGCAAGGCACGGTGCTCGGCCTGATGGTGCTGTTCGGCCTGGTGTTCTGCGCCACGGCGTATGTCGGTTATCGCGGCCTGGAGATCCTGTCGTACATCGCAGTGCCGGCGATGATGTTGCTGCTGATGCTGTCGATGTGGGTCGCGACGGTAAAAGTCGGTGGCCTCGATGGTTTGCTCAGCGTGGTGCCGACGGGTTCGCTGGACTGGTCGACCGCGATCACGTTGGTGTTCGGCACTTTCGTCAGCGGCGCGACCCAGGCGACCAACTGGACACGCTTCTCGCGGTCGGCACGGGTTGCCGTGCTGGCGAGCCTGATCGGTTTTTTCATCGGCAATGGCCTGATGGTGCTGATCGGTGCCTACGGCGCAATCGTCTATCAGCAGCCGGACGTGGTTGAAGTGTTGCTGCTGCAAGGTTTCGCCATGGCCGCGATGGCCATGCTGTTGCTGAATATCTGGAGCACCCAGGACAACACCATCTACAACTTCGCCGTCGCCGGCTGCAACCTGCTGCGCACCGGCCGACGCAAAACCGTGACCCTGGCCGGCGCGGTGATCGGCACCCTGCTCGCCCTGCTGGGCATGTACGACATGCTGGTGCCGTACCTGATTCTGTTGGGCACGGTGATTCCGCCGATTGGCGGGGTGATCATGGCTGACTTTTTCTTCCGCTGGCGCGGGCGCTATCCGCGTCTGGCCGACGCACGGCTGCCGGCGTTCAACTGGCCGGGGCTGGGGGCTTACGCGGTTGGCACACTCGCTGCGTTCCACTCGCCGTGGGTCGCGCCGCTGGTAGGGATTGCCGCCGCCGCGCTAACGTATGTCATCGTCACCGGCCTGCTCGGCGCCCGTCGCGCCACCGTGCCATTACAAGACCTATAA